A single window of Electrophorus electricus isolate fEleEle1 chromosome 16, fEleEle1.pri, whole genome shotgun sequence DNA harbors:
- the mnx2b gene encoding motor neuron and pancreas homeobox 2b, whose product MEKSKNFRIDALLADETHRSNRELSPPLSNDSPTGSPVSCRRADTPSPRVIQLQPGIIPKPGLLNLPHPGLSPLPQSPIPGMYPAPMYPMTALGAQHPAFAYSSFSQLTQTYPEHLKAAAMAGSLPLEHWIRAGIMVPRLPDYSTGPQTGLMGKCRRPRTAFTSQQLLELENQFKLNKYLSRPKRFEVATSLMLTETQVKIWFQNRRMKWKRSRKAKEQAAQMEAERQRGGAKPTSENSAGETQRAGPQDVEGLGEEDADEEEEEEDEDEVEQHEFMNGDISMQGSDFLQNDTEVEYHHHSPYSDDDMVQIGGGDRKIGAGL is encoded by the exons ATGGAGAAATCGAAAAATTTCAGGATCGATGCTCTGCTGGCAGATGAAACGCATCGAAGTAACCGAGAACTGTCGCCGCCTCTGAGCAACGATAGTCCTACGGGTAGCCCGGTGTCCTGCCGCCGTGCCGACACCCCGTCGCCTCGTGTTATTCAGCTTCAGCCCGGGATCATACCCAAACCAGGTCTGCTCAATCTACCCCACCCAGGACTTTCTCCTTTGCCACAGAGTCCAATCCCAGGGATGTACCCAGCGCCCATGTACCCTATGACGGCATTGGGAGCCCAACATCCAGCATTTGCGTACTCTAGTTTTTCGCAGCTGACTCAAACATACCCGGAACACCTGAAGGCGGCAGCAATGGCTGGATCCCTACCGCTGGAGCACTGGATACGAGCCGGAATCATGGTGCCTCGCCTTCCGGACTATAGCA CTGGCCCTCAGACAGGGTTGATGGGTAAATGTCGGCGGCCACGTACAGCATTTACCAGCCAGCAGCTACTTGAGCTGGAGAACCAATTCAAGCTTAACAAGTATCTTTCCCGGCCCAAGCGCTTTGAGGTGGCTACCTCACTAATGTTGACTGAGACACAG gtgaAGATCTGGTTTCAGAACCGCAGGATGAAATGGAAACGCAGTCGTAAGGCTAAGGAGCAAGCTGCCCAGATGGAGGCGGAGCGACAGCGGGGTGGAGCTAAACCGACTAGTGAGAACTCAGCTGGGGAAACCCAGAGGGCAGGCCCTCAGGATGTGGAGGGCCTTGGTGAAGAGGAtgcagatgaagaggaagaggaggaggatgaagatgaggtgGAGCAGCACGAGTTCATGAATGGCGACATTAGCATGCAGGGTTCTGACTTTCTTCAGAATGACACGGAGGTGGAATACCACCACCACAGCCCATATTCTGATGATGACATGGTGCAGATAGGAGGTGGGGACAGGAAGATTGGGGCAGGATTATGA
- the atic gene encoding bifunctional purine biosynthesis protein PURH: MASELALLSVSDKTGLLDFAKRLMSLGFSLVASGGTAKTLRDAGVSVRDVSELTGFPEMLGGRVKTLHPAVHSGILARHTPSDQADMEKQGFSLVRVVVCNLYPFVKTIMSPNVTVADAVEQIDIGGVTLLRAAAKNHARVTVVCDPADYELVAKEMEASDNHDSTLDTRKTLALKAFTHTAEYDEAIAGYFRREYSCGVSQLPLRYGMNPHQTPAQLYTLRPVLPLTVLNGSPGFINLCDALNAWQLVRELKSALGIPAATSFKHVSPAGAAVGVALTEEEAKVCMVHDMLKDLTPLAIAYARARGADRMSSFGDFIALSDPCDVATAKIISREVSDGIIAPGYEDEALRILSKKKNGNYCILQMDPAYEPDEEEVRVLFGLHLQQKRNSTLVDRGIFGNVVSKGSLPERALQDLIVATVAVKYTQSNSVCYAKDGQVIGIGAGQQSRIHCTRLAGDKADNWWLRHHPLVLGMKFRTGVKRADMANAIDQYVSGTIGEGPDLAAWKALFEDVPEPLSETERKNWLSSQQAVALSSDAFFPFRDNVDRAKRSGVEYIAAPSGSTADEVVISACNDLGITLVHTNLRLFHH, from the exons ATGGCTTCCGAGCTGG CCCTCTTGAGTGTGTCGGATAAGACCGGGCTACTTGATTTCGCCAAGAGACTAATGTCGCTGGGTTTCTCTCTTGTGGCGTCGGGAGGCACGGCCAAAACCTTGCGCGATGCTGGCGTCTCTGTGAG AGATGTATCGGAGCTCACTGGTTTCCCCGAGATGCTAGGCGGTAGGGTCAAGACCCTTCACCCGGCGGTCCATAGTGGGATTCTGGCCAGACATACTCCGTCTGACCAGGCTGACATGGAAAAACAAGGCTTCAGTCTTGTGCG AGTGGTTGTGTGTAACCTTTATCCTTTTGTGAAGACGATCATGTCCCCTAATGTGACTGTGGCTGATGCAGTGGAACAGATCGACATTG GTGGCGTCACTCTCCTTCGTGCTGCAGCCAAAAACCACGCACGAGTGACCGTTGTTTGTGACCCAGCCGACTACGAGTTGGTTGCCAAAGAGATGGAGGCCTCCGACAACCACGATAGCACTCTTGATACCCGCAAGACTCTTGCTCTTAAG gcATTCACCCACACGGCTGAGTATGACGAGGCGATTGCTGGTTATTTCCGGCGCGAGTACAGCTGTGGGGTGTCCCAGCTACCGCTCCGCTATGGCATGAACCCGCACCAGACTCCAGCGCAGCTTTACACCTTACGGCCTGTCCTGCCACTGACAG taTTAAATGGTTCTCCAGGTTTCATAAACCTGTGCGACGCTCTCAACGCCTGGCAGCTGGTCAGAGAGCTGAAAAGTGCTCTGGGGATACCCGCTGCTACATCCTTTAAGCACGTCAGTCCGGCTG GGGCTGCAGTCGGCGTCGCGCTGACTGAAGAGGAGGCCAAGGTGTGCATGGTACACGACATGCTGAAGGACCTTACCCCCCTTGCCATTGCCTATGCCAGAGCCAGAG GTGCAGACAGAATGTCTTCCTTTGGAGATTTCATCGCTCTTTCTGACCCATGTGATGTTGCTACTGCTAAGATCATCTCAAGAGAG GTCTCGGATGGCATCATTGCTCCTGGCTATGAGGATGAGGCCCTTCGCATTCTCTCCAAAAAGAAGAATGGAAACTACTGCATCCTGCAG ATGGACCCAGCATATGAGCCTGATGAAGAGGAGGTACGAGTGCTGTTTGGCCTGCACCTCCAGCAAAAGAGGAACAGCACGCTTGTTGATAGAGGAATCTTCGGGAACGTGGTCTCCAAGGGCTCG TTGCCAGAGAGGGCCCTGCAGGACCTCATCGTTGCCACTGTTGCTGTGAAGTACACCCAGTCCAACTCTGTCTGCTATGCCAAGGACGGCCAG gtgatcggcATTGGCGCTGGGCAGCAGTCCCGCATCCACTGCACACGGCTGGCAGGAGACAAGGCAGATAACTGGTGGCTACGTCACCACCCTCTAGTGCTGGGCATGAAGTTCCGCACCGGCGTAAAGCGTGCCGACATGGCCAACGCCATCGACCAGTACGTCAGCGGCACCATTGGGGAG GGCCCGGACCTGGCTGCTTGGAAAGCCCTCTTTGAGGATGTTCCTGAGCCtttgtcagagacagagaggaagaactGGCTCAGCTCCCAGCAAGCTGTAGCTCTCAGCTCTGATGCATTCTTCCCCTTCCGAGACAATGTTGACCGCGCTAAACGG AGTGGCGTTGAGTACATCGCTGCTCCGTCTGGCTCCACCGCTGACGAGGTGGTTATCAGCGCCTGTAATGATCTGGGCATCACTCTGGTGCACACGAACCTGCGCCTGTTCCACCACTGA